The Mycobacterium seoulense genomic interval GCGTCGGTGGCCGAGGCCGCCGGCCGGTTGCGCCGCCGCGGCGCGACCCGGTTGGTCATCGCGCCGTGGTTCCTGGCCCCGGGACTCATCACCGACGGCGTGTCAACGTATGCGCGGGACAACAGGATTCCGATGGCGGCGCCGCTGGGCGCACACCGCCTGGTGGCCGAGACGGTGCTGGACCGCTTCGACCAGGCGCGCGCCGACCACGCCGCGGCTTAGGGCTTCGATGCGCGACTGCTGATGTGGCTCAGCATGTCCCGTATCGCCCCCGCGGGCGGTGTGCGCCCGCCGACCCAGATGGCTCGAAACTTCCGCCTTAGGTCCAAGTCTCGGGTGGTGACCGCGTGCAGCCGCCCGATGGCCAGGTCGTCGGCCACCGCCAGCCGGCTCATCGCCGCCGGCCCCGCCCCGGCGAGGACGGCGGCGCGCATCGCCGCCGCCGACGTCAACTCCATTACAGGCTGCGCCTGCTGCATGTCCTCGCCCAGCACCCGACGCAGCGCCACCGTCAGCGAATCGCGGATGCCCGAATGGGGTTCGCGGGCCACCAAGGGTGTTTCGGCGAGTTCGCGGGCGGTCACCACCCGCGAGCGTCGAGCCCATTTGTGGCCCGGCGGGACCACGATCACCAACTCGTCCTGCCCCACCACGCAGCTGCCCAATCCCTTGGGCTGGCCGGGATTTTCGACAAAGCCCAGATCGACACTGCCGTCGCGAACCGCGGCGATGGCCTGCTCGCTGTTGGTGGCGGTCAGGATCACCTGCGGTGCGGCTCCCCCGCACCGCGCCGCCTCGGTCTGCAGGGACAGCAGCCAATGCGGCATCAGCTGCTCGGAAATCGTCTGGCTGGCCGCCACCCTGATGCGTTCGCGGCCCTCCTTGCGCAGCCCGCCCAACCCCGCGTCGATCTCGTTGGCGACCTCGAGCAAGCGCGCGGCCCACTCCGCCACGATCAGCCCCGCGGGCGTCAATTCCGAACCGCGCGTTGTCCGCACGGCCAGCGTGACGCCGACCTGGGCCTCCATCGATGCCAGCCGCCGTGACACGGCCTGCTGGGTGATCCCGAGCTCGCGGGCGGCACGCCCGAGGCTG includes:
- a CDS encoding LysR family transcriptional regulator, which encodes MPLSPRMPELASFEVFLAIAETGSLGRAARELGITQQAVSRRLASMEAQVGVTLAVRTTRGSELTPAGLIVAEWAARLLEVANEIDAGLGGLRKEGRERIRVAASQTISEQLMPHWLLSLQTEAARCGGAAPQVILTATNSEQAIAAVRDGSVDLGFVENPGQPKGLGSCVVGQDELVIVVPPGHKWARRSRVVTARELAETPLVAREPHSGIRDSLTVALRRVLGEDMQQAQPVMELTSAAAMRAAVLAGAGPAAMSRLAVADDLAIGRLHAVTTRDLDLRRKFRAIWVGGRTPPAGAIRDMLSHISSRASKP